Proteins from one Calditerricola satsumensis genomic window:
- a CDS encoding polyprenyl synthetase family protein has product MNLSHILRDFSEDLAEVEQDLERALEAPQPLLRESAQHLLKAGGKRLRPLLVLVAGRFGRYDLARLKPIAVALELIHLATLVHDDVIDDAQLRRGRPTVRAKWGDALAMYTGDYIFARSLQVATEVECPRIHQVLSQAVVDMCIGEMVQIRDFFNVHLGLRDYLRRIKRKTALLMAVSAQLGAMAAEAPAQVVRALRAYGHNVGMAFQITDDILDYTGTEETLGKPVGSDLKQGIVTLPALYALATSPRAGVLREWIATQRVADHLPEALAIVRDSGGIAFAKELAARYLNRALEALRILPDVPARRTLEAIARFVGHRSY; this is encoded by the coding sequence ATGAACCTCTCGCACATCCTGCGCGACTTCTCCGAAGACCTTGCCGAAGTGGAACAAGATTTGGAACGCGCGCTGGAAGCCCCACAACCGCTCTTGCGGGAGTCGGCCCAGCATCTCTTGAAGGCCGGTGGAAAGCGCCTTCGGCCCCTGCTTGTGCTGGTGGCGGGCCGGTTTGGCCGCTACGACCTGGCGCGCCTGAAGCCGATCGCCGTGGCCCTGGAGCTCATCCATCTCGCCACCCTTGTGCACGACGACGTCATCGACGACGCGCAGCTGCGGCGCGGTCGGCCGACCGTTCGCGCCAAGTGGGGGGACGCCCTGGCCATGTACACCGGCGATTACATCTTTGCCCGCTCCCTCCAGGTGGCCACAGAGGTGGAGTGCCCGCGCATCCACCAGGTGCTGTCGCAGGCCGTTGTCGACATGTGCATCGGCGAGATGGTGCAGATCCGCGACTTTTTCAACGTCCATCTGGGCTTGCGCGACTACCTGCGCCGCATTAAGCGCAAAACGGCCCTGCTCATGGCCGTCAGCGCGCAGCTCGGGGCGATGGCGGCCGAGGCGCCGGCGCAGGTGGTGCGCGCATTGCGGGCATACGGCCACAATGTCGGGATGGCCTTCCAGATCACCGACGACATTCTCGACTACACGGGAACGGAGGAGACGCTCGGCAAGCCGGTGGGCAGCGACCTGAAGCAGGGCATTGTTACGTTGCCCGCCTTGTACGCCCTGGCCACCTCACCCCGTGCCGGCGTGCTGCGCGAATGGATCGCCACCCAGCGCGTGGCCGACCATCTGCCCGAAGCGCTGGCCATCGTGCGCGACAGCGGCGGCATTGCCTTTGCCAAGGAGTTGGCCGCGCGCTACCTGAACCGGGCGCTGGAGGCGCTGCGGATCTTGCCTGACGTGCCGGCGCGCCGGACGTTGGAAGCGATCGCCCGGTTTGTCGGCCATCGGTCGTACTGA
- a CDS encoding menaquinone biosynthesis protein, translating to MTRTLRVGDIAYTNVLPVTHFLPDITRHLPGVELVPQVPAQLNAAMRKGLIHVGPMSSFAYAENAHLYALLPGLSVSAKGPVGSIFLFHKRPLDEVKRGVVALTNTSATSVALLKILLEGYGGGAPTYLTMAPSLEDMLKRADAALLIGDDAILARRRYGREVAHIDLGEWWHRETGLAMTFAVWAVRRDILDAEPEQVGLLYRALLVSKRFGALRRDAVIRAAQERCGGSRDFWRAYFAGLSHDLGETELRGLKRYVADARRLGLLSGPVSFTLWDPREARPAEWVRGI from the coding sequence ATGACGCGGACGCTGCGCGTGGGGGACATCGCCTACACCAACGTGCTCCCGGTAACCCACTTTCTTCCAGATATCACCCGGCATCTGCCGGGCGTGGAGCTGGTGCCGCAGGTGCCCGCGCAGCTCAACGCGGCGATGCGGAAGGGCCTGATCCACGTCGGGCCGATGTCCTCCTTTGCCTACGCGGAAAACGCCCACCTGTACGCGCTGTTGCCGGGCCTCTCGGTGAGCGCGAAGGGGCCGGTGGGGTCTATCTTTCTCTTCCACAAGCGTCCCCTTGACGAGGTGAAGCGAGGGGTCGTCGCGCTGACGAACACGTCGGCCACATCGGTGGCGCTCCTCAAGATCCTGCTCGAGGGCTACGGCGGTGGCGCGCCGACGTACCTCACGATGGCCCCCTCGCTGGAGGACATGCTGAAACGGGCCGACGCGGCGCTCCTCATCGGCGACGACGCCATCCTGGCGCGCCGGCGGTACGGCCGCGAGGTGGCGCACATCGACCTGGGGGAATGGTGGCACCGCGAGACCGGTCTGGCGATGACCTTTGCCGTTTGGGCGGTGCGCCGGGACATTCTGGACGCCGAGCCCGAACAGGTGGGGCTGCTGTACCGCGCGCTCCTGGTGAGCAAGCGGTTTGGCGCCCTGCGGCGTGACGCGGTGATTCGCGCCGCGCAAGAACGCTGCGGCGGTTCGCGGGATTTCTGGCGTGCGTACTTCGCTGGCCTCAGCCATGACCTGGGCGAAACCGAGCTGCGCGGGCTCAAACGGTATGTCGCCGATGCCCGGCGCCTCGGCCTGTTGAGCGGACCCGTCTCCTTCACCCTGTGGGATCCGCGCGAGGCGCGTCCCGCCGAATGGGTGCGCGGGATCTGA
- a CDS encoding UbiX family flavin prenyltransferase, with protein sequence MNRERIVVGITGASGAVYGVTLVQTLLERDFEVHLVVTEAGWQVLGEELGWDTTDRGAALERSLSAGRPGRLVWHGLRDYGAPIASGSFRTRGMVVIPCSMGTLSGIASGASGNLLERAADVMLKEGRSLVLVPRETPLNAIHLENMLRLARMGARIVPAMPAFYHRPKTVDDLVRFVVGKVLDACGVDHALFRRWGEDGP encoded by the coding sequence ATGAACCGGGAACGCATCGTTGTCGGGATCACCGGAGCCAGCGGTGCGGTGTACGGCGTGACGCTGGTGCAAACCCTTTTGGAGCGGGATTTCGAGGTGCACCTCGTCGTCACCGAAGCCGGATGGCAGGTGCTCGGCGAAGAATTGGGCTGGGATACGACGGACCGAGGGGCGGCCCTCGAACGTTCCCTTTCCGCGGGGCGGCCGGGCCGCCTGGTCTGGCATGGGCTGCGCGATTACGGCGCGCCGATCGCCAGCGGCTCCTTCCGCACGCGGGGCATGGTCGTCATCCCGTGCTCGATGGGCACGTTGTCGGGCATCGCGAGCGGCGCGTCGGGGAATCTGTTGGAACGCGCCGCCGATGTCATGCTAAAAGAAGGGCGTTCGCTCGTTCTCGTGCCGCGCGAGACGCCGCTCAACGCCATCCATTTGGAGAACATGCTGCGCCTGGCGCGGATGGGGGCGCGCATCGTGCCGGCCATGCCGGCCTTCTATCACCGACCGAAAACGGTGGACGACCTGGTGCGCTTTGTCGTCGGCAAAGTGCTCGACGCGTGCGGCGTCGACCACGCCCTGTTCCGCCGCTGGGGGGAGGATGGGCCATGA
- a CDS encoding UbiA-like polyprenyltransferase — translation MALSRLWRKARILLEMIKFEHTVFALPFAYLGAVLGNWVVEGGWPTWREIGWVTVAMVGARSAAMALNRLIDRHIDAANPRTAQRALPAGLVSVPEVLVFIAVSFALLFYAAVQLNPLAMKLLPIAVLVLVIYSYTKRFTWLCHLVLGIALGLAPMGGWVATTGRLDGPAILLGLTVAFWTAGFDIIYACQDADFDRQAGLYSIPSRFGIARGLAISRFFHALTMLGLVALFLWLPLKAWFFAGIIAAGLILVYEHRLVSPHDLSRLNTAFFTMNGVLSVVVFLFTLLDLVMVE, via the coding sequence ATGGCATTGAGTAGGCTGTGGCGAAAAGCGCGCATCCTGCTGGAGATGATCAAGTTTGAGCACACCGTCTTCGCGCTGCCCTTCGCCTATCTGGGCGCGGTGCTCGGCAACTGGGTCGTGGAAGGCGGTTGGCCGACGTGGCGGGAAATCGGCTGGGTGACGGTGGCCATGGTCGGCGCCCGGAGCGCGGCGATGGCCTTAAACCGCCTCATCGACCGCCACATCGACGCGGCCAACCCGCGCACGGCCCAGCGCGCCCTGCCGGCGGGATTGGTGAGCGTTCCCGAGGTGCTCGTCTTTATCGCCGTTTCCTTTGCGCTCCTGTTCTACGCCGCGGTGCAGCTCAACCCGCTGGCGATGAAGCTCTTGCCCATCGCCGTGCTCGTTCTCGTCATCTACTCCTATACGAAACGCTTCACCTGGCTGTGCCACCTGGTCCTCGGCATTGCCCTCGGCCTGGCGCCGATGGGGGGATGGGTGGCCACCACCGGCCGCCTCGACGGCCCGGCCATTCTGCTCGGCTTGACCGTCGCCTTCTGGACCGCCGGGTTCGACATCATCTACGCGTGCCAGGATGCCGACTTCGACCGCCAAGCGGGCTTGTATTCCATCCCCAGCCGCTTTGGCATCGCGCGGGGGCTGGCCATCTCCCGGTTCTTTCACGCGCTGACGATGCTCGGGCTGGTCGCCCTTTTTCTGTGGCTGCCGCTCAAGGCGTGGTTTTTCGCCGGCATCATCGCCGCGGGGCTGATCCTCGTGTACGAACACCGGCTGGTGTCGCCCCACGACCTGTCGCGGCTCAACACGGCCTTTTTCACGATGAACGGCGTGCTCAGCGTCGTCGTCTTCCTGTTCACGCTGCTTGATCTGGTGATGGTGGAATGA
- a CDS encoding menaquinone biosynthesis decarboxylase, which yields MAFRDLREFLAALEERGWLKRIREEVDPELEISEITDRVSKSRTHNYALLFENVKGYDIPVLTNALGSTERMCLALGVESLDDIAREIEELLALPQPGGGLLDKLKALPKLAALASYLPKTVKHAPCQEVVITDNPDLSRLPILKCWPKDGGRFITMPLVFSKDPVTGKRNCGMYRMQVYDGRTTGMHWHKHKGGAEHWRKGRETGSRRLEVAVAIGCDPAVVYAATAPLPPDIDEMVFAGFLRKKPVEMVKCKTVDLEVPAHAEIVLEGYVDLDELRIEGPFGDHTGYYSLPDKYPVFHLQAITHRKNPIYMATLVGKPPMEDAYLGKATERIFLPLIRLMLPEVVDIDMPIEGGFHNCVIVSIKKRYPYHARKVMAGLWGLGLMMLAKMIIVVDEDVNVHDYREVAWRVFHNIDARRDMMFVDGPTDDLDHASQLPFITSKVGIDATRKWPEEGFVRPWPDDIEMSEEIKQLVDRKWSRYGIE from the coding sequence ATGGCTTTTCGCGACTTGCGGGAATTTCTGGCCGCCCTGGAGGAACGGGGCTGGCTTAAGCGCATCCGGGAGGAAGTGGATCCCGAGCTGGAGATCAGCGAGATCACCGACCGGGTGTCGAAGTCCCGAACCCACAACTATGCCCTCCTGTTTGAAAACGTAAAAGGATACGACATCCCCGTGCTGACGAACGCCCTGGGCAGCACCGAGCGGATGTGCCTGGCCCTTGGGGTGGAGTCCCTCGACGACATCGCCAGGGAAATCGAGGAGCTGCTGGCGCTGCCCCAGCCGGGCGGCGGCCTTCTCGACAAGCTGAAAGCGCTGCCCAAGCTGGCCGCGCTGGCGTCGTACTTGCCCAAGACGGTCAAGCATGCGCCGTGCCAGGAAGTGGTGATCACCGACAACCCCGATTTGAGCCGCCTGCCCATCCTCAAGTGCTGGCCGAAAGACGGCGGGCGGTTCATCACCATGCCCCTCGTCTTTTCCAAGGACCCCGTAACGGGCAAGCGCAACTGCGGCATGTACCGCATGCAGGTGTACGACGGGCGGACGACGGGCATGCACTGGCATAAGCACAAGGGCGGTGCCGAGCACTGGCGCAAGGGGCGGGAGACGGGCAGCCGACGCCTGGAGGTGGCCGTGGCCATCGGGTGCGATCCGGCGGTGGTCTACGCGGCGACGGCCCCGCTGCCGCCGGACATCGACGAGATGGTCTTTGCCGGGTTCCTGCGCAAGAAGCCGGTGGAGATGGTGAAGTGCAAGACGGTCGACCTGGAGGTGCCGGCCCACGCCGAGATCGTCCTCGAGGGGTACGTCGACTTGGACGAGCTGCGCATCGAGGGGCCCTTTGGCGACCACACCGGGTACTACTCCTTGCCCGACAAATACCCGGTGTTCCACCTGCAGGCGATCACGCACCGCAAAAACCCCATTTATATGGCCACCCTCGTCGGCAAGCCGCCAATGGAGGACGCCTATTTGGGGAAGGCGACGGAGCGCATCTTCCTGCCCCTGATCCGCCTCATGCTGCCGGAGGTCGTCGACATCGATATGCCCATCGAGGGCGGCTTCCACAACTGCGTCATCGTGTCGATCAAAAAGCGCTACCCGTACCATGCGCGCAAGGTGATGGCCGGCCTGTGGGGCCTGGGGCTGATGATGCTGGCCAAGATGATCATCGTCGTCGACGAGGACGTCAACGTCCACGACTATCGCGAAGTGGCGTGGCGGGTGTTTCACAACATCGACGCCCGGCGGGACATGATGTTCGTCGACGGCCCCACGGACGACCTCGACCACGCGTCGCAGCTGCCGTTCATCACCTCGAAGGTGGGCATCGACGCGACGCGCAAGTGGCCGGAGGAGGGCTTTGTCCGGCCGTGGCCCGACGACATCGAGATGAGCGAGGAGATCAAACAGCTTGTCGATCGGAAGTGGTCGCGTTATGGCATTGAGTAG
- a CDS encoding demethylmenaquinone methyltransferase, giving the protein MREMTKEARVRAVFESIARDYDRMNTVISLGRHRAWRRYAMRRMNVQPGWQALDVCCGTCDWAISLAEAVGPHGRVVGLDFSPNMLAVGAEKVRARGLEDRTELVLGNAMNLPFADNTFDCATIGFALRNVPDIRRVLAEMRRVVKPGGMVVSLEVSKPLWKPYRALFFLYVYRILPLLGKVFAGKYDEYRWLPESLTDFPDSVALARIFEDVGLTNVFLKRFCGGAAALHIGYKPKSETGQERTL; this is encoded by the coding sequence ATGCGCGAGATGACGAAAGAAGCGCGCGTGCGCGCGGTGTTTGAATCCATCGCCCGGGATTACGACCGCATGAACACCGTCATCAGTTTGGGCCGCCACCGCGCGTGGCGCCGGTACGCGATGCGCCGCATGAATGTGCAGCCGGGTTGGCAGGCCCTCGATGTCTGCTGCGGCACGTGCGACTGGGCGATCAGCCTGGCCGAGGCCGTTGGCCCCCACGGCCGCGTCGTCGGCCTCGACTTCAGCCCGAACATGCTCGCCGTCGGCGCGGAAAAGGTGCGCGCCCGGGGGCTGGAGGACCGCACCGAACTCGTGCTGGGCAACGCGATGAACCTGCCCTTTGCCGACAACACCTTCGACTGCGCGACGATCGGGTTCGCGCTGCGCAACGTCCCGGACATCCGCCGGGTGCTGGCCGAGATGCGGCGCGTGGTCAAACCCGGCGGCATGGTCGTGTCCCTCGAGGTGTCCAAGCCGCTGTGGAAGCCCTACCGCGCGCTGTTTTTCCTGTACGTCTACCGCATCCTGCCCCTTTTGGGCAAGGTGTTCGCCGGGAAATACGACGAGTACCGCTGGCTGCCGGAGTCGCTCACCGATTTTCCCGACAGCGTGGCGCTGGCGCGCATTTTTGAGGACGTCGGCCTGACGAACGTGTTCCTCAAGCGCTTTTGTGGCGGCGCGGCGGCGTTGCACATCGGCTACAAGCCCAAGTCGGAAACCGGGCAGGAGCGGACCCTTTGA
- a CDS encoding heptaprenyl diphosphate synthase component 1, with protein sequence MDGMQNRRLAVAFQAVLKQVSNLWNHPLFAHAVDKPLLPAPLAYTYFLFLHTTARSDEAIARRVIPLCLVQLGLAAHDAVDRTACPRARQLTVLAGDYASSLYYALLAQMDDIALIRTLARAIERINAWKVEMAEAFAARTLTAERYRALRANVDAHLYSEAIAAECGTERREEGHKWAAFVHALADLVNLEQEWRAVVQPQAEPGWYVRLRLREASGGEDEGSAAREPLLLKLGLDRDIAAALRRVHALAEPLFEGLPGAVHAELAALLAALKEQVEAVAPVA encoded by the coding sequence ATGGACGGGATGCAGAATCGACGGCTCGCGGTGGCGTTTCAAGCCGTTCTGAAACAAGTCTCCAACCTGTGGAACCACCCGTTGTTTGCCCATGCGGTGGACAAGCCGCTTCTTCCTGCCCCTCTCGCGTACACCTATTTCTTGTTTCTTCATACCACGGCCCGATCGGACGAGGCCATCGCGCGCCGCGTCATCCCGCTGTGCCTTGTGCAACTGGGATTGGCGGCCCATGACGCCGTGGACCGGACCGCTTGCCCCCGCGCGCGCCAACTGACCGTTCTGGCCGGTGACTACGCGAGCAGCCTCTATTATGCCCTGCTGGCCCAAATGGACGACATCGCGCTGATCCGGACGCTGGCCCGCGCCATCGAGAGAATCAACGCGTGGAAGGTGGAAATGGCCGAAGCGTTTGCCGCCCGAACCCTTACGGCAGAGCGGTATCGCGCCTTGCGCGCGAACGTCGACGCCCACTTGTACAGCGAGGCCATTGCCGCGGAATGCGGGACCGAGCGCCGGGAGGAAGGACACAAGTGGGCGGCCTTTGTCCACGCCTTGGCCGATCTCGTCAACCTGGAGCAGGAATGGCGGGCTGTGGTTCAGCCCCAGGCGGAACCGGGGTGGTACGTGCGCCTGCGCCTGCGGGAGGCCTCCGGTGGCGAGGATGAGGGAAGCGCGGCGCGGGAACCCCTTCTGCTCAAGCTCGGCCTCGATCGGGACATCGCGGCGGCCCTTCGCCGCGTCCACGCGCTGGCCGAGCCGCTTTTCGAGGGCCTTCCGGGGGCGGTGCACGCCGAGCTGGCTGCCTTGCTTGCTGCCCTCAAGGAGCAGGTGGAGGCGGTCGCGCCGGTGGCCTAG
- the mtrB gene encoding trp RNA-binding attenuation protein MtrB has product MLEPQGEYVVIKAKENGVNVIGLTRGKDTRFHHAEKLDKGEVMIAQFTEHTSAIKVRGKAVILTKHGLVVSGEDDGEQG; this is encoded by the coding sequence ATGCTCGAGCCGCAAGGGGAGTACGTCGTGATCAAGGCGAAGGAGAACGGCGTCAACGTGATCGGCCTGACGCGGGGGAAAGACACGCGCTTCCACCACGCGGAAAAACTCGACAAAGGCGAAGTGATGATCGCCCAGTTCACGGAGCACACCTCGGCGATCAAGGTGCGCGGCAAAGCGGTGATTCTGACGAAGCACGGGCTGGTGGTGTCCGGGGAGGACGACGGGGAGCAGGGCTAA
- the folE gene encoding GTP cyclohydrolase I FolE produces the protein MASDHQKNGPTRIDHQKIEQAVRMILEAIGEDPEREGLRDTPKRVARMYEEVFQGLFQDPEVYFSAIFSEDHEELVLVKDIPFYSMCEHHLVPFYGKAHVAYIPRGGRVVGLSKLARAVETVARRPQLQERITATVADTIMKKLDPHGVVVVIEAEHMCMTMRGVKKPGAVTVTSAVRGIFETDAAARAEVFALIRK, from the coding sequence ATGGCCAGCGACCATCAAAAAAACGGGCCAACCCGGATTGATCACCAAAAAATCGAGCAAGCCGTGCGCATGATTCTGGAGGCCATTGGGGAAGATCCCGAGCGGGAAGGGTTGCGCGACACGCCGAAACGCGTCGCACGCATGTACGAAGAGGTGTTTCAGGGCCTCTTCCAGGACCCGGAGGTCTATTTCTCGGCCATTTTCAGCGAAGATCACGAGGAGCTGGTCTTGGTCAAGGACATTCCCTTCTACTCGATGTGCGAACACCACTTGGTGCCCTTCTATGGCAAGGCCCATGTGGCCTACATCCCGCGCGGCGGGCGCGTGGTCGGCCTCAGCAAGCTGGCCCGTGCGGTGGAAACGGTGGCCCGTCGTCCGCAGCTTCAAGAGCGCATCACGGCCACCGTGGCCGACACGATCATGAAGAAACTCGACCCGCACGGCGTGGTGGTGGTGATCGAAGCGGAGCACATGTGCATGACGATGCGCGGCGTGAAGAAACCGGGTGCGGTGACGGTCACCTCGGCCGTGCGCGGCATCTTTGAAACGGACGCCGCGGCTCGCGCCGAAGTGTTTGCCCTCATTCGGAAATGA
- a CDS encoding HU family DNA-binding protein: protein MNKTELVAKVAERANLTKKDAARAVDAVFDSIMEALKAGDKVQIVGFGNFEVRDRKPRKGRNPQTGEEIEIPGGKVPAFKPGKGLKEAIQ, encoded by the coding sequence GTGAACAAAACCGAACTGGTGGCCAAAGTGGCCGAACGGGCCAACCTGACCAAGAAAGACGCGGCGCGGGCGGTCGACGCCGTGTTTGACAGCATCATGGAGGCGCTCAAAGCGGGCGACAAGGTGCAGATCGTCGGATTCGGCAATTTCGAGGTGCGCGACCGCAAACCGCGCAAAGGGCGAAATCCGCAGACCGGCGAGGAAATCGAGATTCCCGGCGGCAAGGTTCCGGCCTTCAAGCCGGGCAAGGGCTTGAAAGAGGCGATCCAGTGA
- the spoIVA gene encoding stage IV sporulation protein A: protein MERADIFKDIAERTGGDIYIGVVGPVRTGKSTFIKRFMEQVVIPNIANEYDRARAIDEMPQSAAGRTIMTTEPKFVPNQAVTVHVAEGLDINVRLVDCVGYTVEGAKGYEDEHGPRMIHTPWFDEPIPFHEAAEIGTRKVIQEHSTLGVIITTDGTITEIPREAYVEAEERVVAELKEVGKPFILIINSTRPRSEETQRLRDELAEKYDIPVLAMSVDAMDEEDILYVLKEVLFEFPVHEVNVNLPSWVMVLDEDHWLRKSYEEAVRETVKDIRRLRDVDRVVSLFHNYEFVARAALADMNMGQGIAEIDLHAPDELYDKILMEIVGVEIKGKDHLLKLMKEFAHAKREYDQIAEALHMVRTTGYGIAPPSLEEMRLDEPEIIRHGSRFGVRLKATAPSIHMIKVEVESEFAPIIGTEKQSEELVHYLMRDFEDDRQSIWNSEIFGRSLHSIVREGIQAKLTMMPENARYKLKETLERIINEGSGGLIAILL from the coding sequence ATGGAACGGGCGGACATCTTTAAAGACATCGCCGAACGGACAGGAGGAGACATTTACATCGGCGTCGTGGGCCCGGTGCGCACGGGAAAGTCCACGTTCATCAAACGATTTATGGAGCAGGTGGTGATTCCCAACATCGCCAACGAGTACGACCGCGCCCGGGCGATCGACGAGATGCCCCAGAGCGCGGCAGGGCGCACGATCATGACCACGGAGCCGAAGTTCGTCCCCAACCAGGCGGTAACGGTGCACGTCGCCGAGGGACTTGACATCAACGTGCGCCTGGTCGACTGCGTCGGGTACACGGTGGAAGGGGCGAAGGGATACGAGGACGAGCACGGCCCGCGGATGATCCACACCCCGTGGTTTGACGAGCCCATCCCCTTCCACGAGGCGGCGGAGATCGGCACGCGCAAGGTGATTCAGGAACACTCCACCCTCGGCGTCATCATCACCACCGACGGAACGATCACCGAGATTCCCCGCGAGGCTTACGTCGAAGCGGAAGAGCGCGTGGTGGCCGAACTGAAAGAAGTGGGCAAGCCCTTTATCCTCATCATCAATTCCACCCGCCCGCGAAGCGAGGAGACGCAGCGTTTGCGGGACGAATTGGCGGAAAAGTACGACATCCCCGTGCTGGCCATGAGCGTCGATGCAATGGACGAGGAGGACATCCTGTACGTCCTGAAAGAGGTGCTCTTCGAGTTTCCCGTTCACGAGGTCAACGTCAATCTCCCCAGCTGGGTGATGGTGCTGGACGAAGACCACTGGTTGCGCAAGAGCTACGAAGAAGCGGTACGGGAGACGGTAAAGGACATTCGTCGCCTCCGCGATGTGGATCGTGTGGTCAGCCTGTTCCACAACTACGAGTTTGTGGCGCGCGCCGCGCTGGCCGACATGAACATGGGGCAGGGCATCGCCGAAATCGACCTGCACGCGCCGGATGAGCTGTACGACAAGATTTTGATGGAAATTGTCGGGGTGGAGATCAAGGGCAAGGACCATCTTCTCAAGCTGATGAAGGAATTTGCCCACGCAAAGCGGGAATACGACCAGATCGCCGAGGCCCTGCACATGGTGCGCACCACCGGGTACGGCATCGCGCCGCCGTCCCTGGAGGAGATGCGCCTCGATGAGCCGGAGATCATTCGCCACGGCTCGCGGTTCGGCGTGCGGCTGAAGGCGACGGCGCCGTCGATCCACATGATCAAGGTGGAAGTGGAGTCGGAGTTTGCCCCGATCATCGGCACCGAGAAGCAAAGCGAAGAGCTGGTCCACTACCTGATGCGCGACTTCGAGGACGACCGGCAGTCGATCTGGAATTCCGAGATCTTCGGCCGTTCCCTCCATTCCATCGTCCGCGAAGGCATCCAGGCCAAGCTGACGATGATGCCCGAAAACGCGCGGTACAAACTGAAGGAAACCCTCGAGCGCATTATCAATGAAGGTTCTGGCGGACTCATTGCCATCCTCCTTTGA
- a CDS encoding DUF2768 family protein, which translates to MLDAVIAIVLMLVANLMITKARQLPRGPVRVLLSTLAFALLPVTLLFVVRALV; encoded by the coding sequence GTGCTGGATGCCGTCATCGCCATTGTCCTCATGCTCGTCGCCAACCTCATGATTACCAAGGCGCGCCAGCTGCCAAGGGGGCCGGTTCGCGTTCTGCTCTCGACGCTGGCCTTTGCCCTTTTGCCCGTCACGCTGCTCTTTGTCGTGCGCGCCCTGGTGTAA
- a CDS encoding stage VI sporulation protein F: MKQNPRLPKRLVDKIKSTTKGKVDESLIRSLASGMKQEDLRDERKLRALIREVAKMVNKPITQEKEDKIVRYVKSHSLSVNDLLAIAKKLSE; encoded by the coding sequence GTGAAGCAAAACCCGCGTTTGCCGAAGCGGTTGGTGGACAAAATCAAGTCCACCACCAAAGGAAAGGTGGATGAGTCGCTCATTCGCAGCTTGGCCAGCGGCATGAAGCAGGAGGACTTGCGCGACGAACGGAAGCTGCGCGCACTGATCCGCGAAGTGGCCAAAATGGTGAACAAGCCGATCACGCAAGAGAAAGAGGACAAAATCGTCCGGTATGTCAAAAGCCATTCCCTTAGCGTGAACGATTTGCTGGCCATTGCCAAAAAATTGAGCGAGTGA